A genome region from Natranaeroarchaeum sulfidigenes includes the following:
- a CDS encoding aldo/keto reductase encodes MVENRSDTFDIGGEDTVHRLGYGAMRITGEGIIGDPENVGNAHNVLRTAVDLGVDFIDTADSYGPGTSERLIREALLSDPEYRDRVLIATKGGLLRQPTTEWLPRGDPEYLRNALLCSLDRLGVEQIDLYQYHRPDPDTPFVDSINTLAELQDDGYIKHVGVSNVTVEQLDQAREIVDVATVQNEYNVVNRSDEDVLQACENYDIGFIPWYPLAAGDLGEKADVIESVAAEHEASRYQIALAWLLEHSDVTLPIPGTSSLEHLEANVAASAIDLTDDQYGRLAE; translated from the coding sequence ATGGTCGAGAATCGAAGCGACACGTTCGATATCGGCGGCGAAGATACAGTCCATCGGCTGGGGTACGGCGCGATGCGGATCACCGGCGAGGGGATCATCGGCGACCCCGAGAACGTCGGGAACGCCCACAACGTGCTTCGGACTGCTGTAGACCTCGGTGTCGACTTCATCGATACTGCCGACTCGTACGGCCCTGGAACCAGTGAGCGCCTGATCCGCGAGGCGCTACTCTCCGATCCCGAGTACCGAGACAGGGTGCTCATCGCCACGAAAGGCGGACTGCTGCGACAACCGACCACCGAGTGGCTCCCGCGCGGTGATCCCGAGTACCTCCGCAACGCACTGCTGTGCTCGCTCGACCGCCTCGGCGTCGAGCAGATCGATCTCTATCAGTACCACCGCCCCGATCCGGACACGCCCTTCGTGGACTCGATCAACACGCTCGCCGAGTTACAGGACGACGGCTACATCAAACACGTCGGCGTCAGCAACGTGACCGTCGAGCAGCTGGATCAGGCTCGCGAGATTGTCGACGTCGCGACGGTCCAGAACGAGTACAACGTCGTCAACCGCAGCGATGAGGACGTTCTGCAGGCCTGCGAGAACTACGATATCGGATTCATTCCGTGGTATCCGCTGGCTGCTGGTGACCTCGGCGAGAAGGCGGATGTTATCGAGTCAGTAGCTGCCGAACATGAGGCGTCTCGGTATCAGATCGCCCTCGCGTGGCTGCTCGAACACTCCGACGTAACGCTGCCGATTCCGGGGACCTCCTCGCTGGAGCATCTGGAGGCAAACGTCGCTGCCTCGGCGATCGATCTGACCGACGATCAGTACGGGCGACTTGCCGAGTAG
- a CDS encoding DUF7521 family protein, giving the protein MRPLPLQVIDEPQLPEWLLAFGQVASLLSGLIGVLIAYVAYRGYRRNDSRPMLYVAAGFGLALGIPFALYPFVRCFPRASHRDCSSSRCPVS; this is encoded by the coding sequence ATGCGTCCGCTCCCACTACAGGTAATCGACGAGCCGCAACTACCCGAGTGGTTACTCGCGTTCGGACAGGTCGCAAGTCTGCTAAGCGGGCTAATCGGCGTGTTGATCGCGTATGTCGCGTATCGTGGATACCGACGAAACGACAGCCGACCGATGCTGTATGTGGCTGCGGGATTCGGACTCGCCCTCGGCATCCCCTTCGCACTCTATCCGTTCGTACGTTGCTTCCCGAGGGCGTCGCACAGGGACTGTTCGTCGTCCAGATGTCCAGTCAGCTAA
- a CDS encoding winged helix-turn-helix domain-containing protein, with translation MSEEPDLEAVAALIEDETARRILTEISSQPMSASDLSERCDASKPTVYRRLDDLRQCDLLEETTKPDPSGGHHHTLYAMNLDRIVVEVGDGSLRLEIDRRETMADRFTRLVEGM, from the coding sequence GTGAGTGAGGAGCCCGATCTGGAAGCGGTTGCCGCCCTGATCGAAGACGAGACGGCGAGACGGATCCTCACCGAAATCAGCAGCCAACCCATGTCCGCATCAGATCTTTCCGAGCGCTGTGATGCGTCGAAACCGACCGTGTATCGTCGACTCGACGATCTCCGGCAGTGTGACCTCCTTGAGGAGACGACGAAGCCGGATCCGTCCGGCGGGCACCACCACACGCTGTATGCGATGAATCTGGATCGGATCGTCGTCGAGGTTGGTGACGGATCGCTCCGACTGGAGATCGACCGACGCGAAACGATGGCAGATCGCTTTACCAGACTCGTGGAGGGGATGTAA
- a CDS encoding DUF1648 domain-containing protein: protein MSAYDRADSTEIDPDRLRLLDRSSTLVSLGLLAAMVVASALAYATLPSTVTVHWQIGIDGSLSTRTVGRTIGVTIMPVIAATTWTALEAIGRWLGSRDELVGVVCSVLAAATVTIVALAHVLVLGLNLL, encoded by the coding sequence ATGTCAGCATACGACCGCGCGGATTCGACCGAGATCGATCCGGACCGACTCCGACTACTCGACCGATCGTCGACGCTGGTTTCGCTCGGCCTGTTGGCGGCGATGGTGGTCGCATCCGCTCTCGCGTACGCCACACTTCCCAGCACAGTCACGGTTCACTGGCAGATCGGTATCGATGGCTCGCTTTCCACCCGGACGGTGGGGCGTACGATCGGCGTCACGATCATGCCCGTCATCGCCGCGACGACGTGGACGGCCCTCGAAGCAATAGGCAGGTGGCTTGGCTCCCGGGACGAACTTGTCGGGGTGGTCTGCTCCGTCCTTGCCGCCGCGACGGTCACTATCGTTGCCCTCGCCCACGTGCTTGTGCTGGGTCTCAACCTGCTTTGA
- a CDS encoding aldo/keto reductase — MASANQSDTFEIGGDLTVHRLGFGAMRLTGEHVTGEPDDVENARDVLRRAIDLGVDFIDTADSYGPSVSERLIGETLMTDPEYRDEVVVATKGGLIRQVDEGFEWARHGHPGYLQHAAYTSRDRLRVDQIDLYQLHRVDPEYPMADQLHALAELKDEGVIGHIGLSNVSVDQLEAAREIVDVATVQNQYNVANREHEDVLQACENYGIGFMPYSPIASGELGEYADLLDDIAGTHDATRYQIALAWLLERSENLLPIPGTSSLEHLEANIAASTIELSDEELARLDDK, encoded by the coding sequence ATGGCAAGTGCCAACCAGAGCGACACCTTCGAGATCGGCGGCGACCTGACTGTCCACCGACTCGGCTTCGGCGCGATGCGTCTCACCGGCGAGCACGTCACGGGCGAGCCAGACGATGTAGAGAACGCGCGCGACGTACTCCGTCGGGCGATCGATCTCGGCGTCGATTTCATCGACACCGCGGATTCGTACGGTCCCTCGGTGAGCGAACGACTGATCGGCGAGACGCTCATGACAGATCCCGAGTACCGCGACGAGGTCGTCGTCGCCACCAAGGGCGGCCTGATCAGACAGGTCGACGAAGGCTTCGAGTGGGCACGCCACGGTCATCCCGGCTATCTCCAGCACGCAGCCTACACCAGCCGCGACCGGCTGCGCGTCGACCAAATCGATCTCTACCAGCTCCATCGCGTGGACCCCGAGTATCCGATGGCCGACCAGCTTCACGCGCTCGCCGAACTCAAAGACGAGGGTGTAATCGGTCACATCGGGCTGAGCAACGTGAGCGTCGACCAGCTCGAGGCGGCTCGTGAGATCGTCGACGTGGCGACAGTACAGAACCAGTACAACGTCGCCAACCGCGAACACGAGGACGTCTTGCAGGCCTGCGAGAACTATGGTATCGGCTTCATGCCGTACTCGCCGATTGCGTCGGGTGAGCTAGGCGAGTACGCAGATCTGCTCGACGACATTGCCGGGACACACGACGCCACCCGATATCAGATAGCGCTCGCATGGCTGCTCGAACGATCGGAGAACCTCCTGCCAATTCCTGGCACGTCCTCGCTGGAGCATCTCGAAGCCAATATCGCGGCCTCGACGATCGAGCTCAGCGATGAGGAGCTGGCACGGCTCGACGACAAATAA
- a CDS encoding DUF6360 family protein, with the protein MPDRLMKVNAYTTFDLIDATVTGHEFEEESFAVLNATSPRKNPDEVKLQLEIDNMSEEHLPAHMEELHLTPEQARTLASDLETHADKVEAADE; encoded by the coding sequence ATGCCGGATCGGTTGATGAAAGTCAACGCCTACACCACGTTTGACCTGATCGATGCCACGGTAACGGGCCACGAGTTCGAGGAGGAGTCCTTTGCCGTCCTGAACGCGACATCGCCACGAAAGAACCCCGACGAGGTGAAACTTCAGCTGGAGATCGACAACATGAGCGAGGAGCATCTCCCTGCCCATATGGAAGAGCTACACCTGACGCCGGAGCAGGCCAGAACGCTGGCGAGTGATCTAGAGACACACGCCGACAAAGTAGAAGCAGCGGACGAGTAG
- a CDS encoding pyridoxamine 5'-phosphate oxidase family protein, translating to MTEQAATTMDSIEIREFLQDQGTGVLALAKASDAYAVPVSFFYDGEQQCVYLRLGYASGSQKRRYAKATDHASLVVYDDTDEGWKSVVIEGHLEEISDNTLDSALEEHGEQLDIPYVRIFDRPTDEIEFRTVRINITSMKGIVES from the coding sequence ATGACCGAACAGGCGGCCACGACAATGGACTCCATCGAGATCAGGGAGTTTCTACAGGATCAGGGAACTGGGGTACTTGCACTTGCGAAAGCGTCGGACGCATACGCAGTACCGGTATCGTTCTTCTACGACGGAGAGCAACAGTGCGTCTACCTCCGGCTGGGGTACGCCTCAGGGAGCCAGAAGCGACGGTACGCCAAGGCAACCGATCACGCATCGCTTGTCGTCTACGACGACACCGATGAGGGGTGGAAAAGCGTCGTGATAGAAGGCCACCTCGAAGAGATATCGGACAATACACTCGACTCGGCACTCGAAGAGCACGGTGAACAACTCGACATCCCGTATGTGCGGATTTTCGATCGACCGACTGATGAAATCGAGTTTCGCACCGTCCGGATCAATATCACGAGTATGAAAGGAATTGTCGAGTCGTAG
- a CDS encoding cupin domain-containing protein: MDDNQLDDLTGDVFDLTDLLEYQSGAIVSRTLIDEESATVTLFAVAEGQTISEHTAPHDAIMQVLDGTATATIDDDEYEVNGGESLVFPANEPHALEGKESFKMLLTMVR; the protein is encoded by the coding sequence ATGGATGATAATCAACTCGACGACCTGACCGGTGACGTTTTTGATCTCACTGATCTACTGGAGTATCAATCCGGTGCGATCGTGAGCCGGACGCTGATCGATGAGGAGTCAGCGACAGTCACGCTCTTTGCCGTGGCCGAGGGACAGACGATCAGCGAACACACTGCACCTCACGATGCGATTATGCAGGTCCTCGACGGTACGGCGACGGCGACCATTGACGACGATGAGTACGAGGTGAACGGCGGTGAGTCGCTGGTGTTCCCGGCAAACGAACCACACGCTCTGGAGGGCAAGGAGTCGTTCAAGATGCTGTTGACGATGGTGCGGTGA
- a CDS encoding IS4 family transposase, with protein sequence MRRLTTLFPSEFLEEHAEELGVVEREGKLQIPVLVWALVFGFAAGESRTLAGFRRSYNSTADETISPGGFYHRLTPSLAEYLRDLVERGLDEVAVPNAVDADIDRFRDVMIADGTVLRLHEFLSDEFQARHEEQAGAKLHLLHNATDQTIERIDVTDEKAHDSTLFKAGSWLHGRLVLFDLAYFKYRRFALIDENDGYFVSRLKQNANPVITEELREWRGRAIPLEGEKIHDVVGDLSREYIDVEVEAEFKRGQYEGTRSLDTKRFRVVGVRDEDADDYHLYITNLPREEFLPADLGTLYRCRWEVETLFRELKTQYELDEFDTSNPVVVEILLYAALLSLLVSRELLDLVSEQAADEIVFPPERWAATFRSHAQLILHELGEYLGYSPPPLLERLIEEAQKIHQQRPILQETLATATQPRCEA encoded by the coding sequence ATGCGTCGGCTTACTACACTGTTTCCCTCTGAGTTCCTCGAAGAGCACGCCGAGGAACTCGGCGTGGTCGAGCGTGAGGGCAAACTTCAGATCCCCGTCCTCGTGTGGGCGCTCGTGTTCGGCTTCGCCGCAGGCGAGAGCCGAACACTCGCTGGGTTCAGGCGTAGCTACAACTCCACAGCCGATGAGACCATCTCTCCTGGTGGCTTCTATCACCGGTTGACGCCGTCACTTGCAGAGTATCTCCGCGACCTCGTCGAGCGTGGTCTCGACGAGGTCGCTGTTCCCAACGCTGTTGACGCTGATATCGACCGATTCAGGGACGTGATGATCGCTGATGGAACGGTGTTGCGGTTGCACGAGTTCCTTTCCGACGAGTTCCAAGCTCGCCACGAGGAGCAGGCTGGAGCGAAGCTCCACCTGCTCCACAATGCCACCGATCAGACGATTGAACGGATTGACGTGACCGATGAAAAAGCGCACGACAGCACGTTGTTCAAGGCGGGATCGTGGCTGCATGGACGACTGGTTTTGTTCGACCTAGCGTACTTCAAGTACCGCCGCTTTGCGCTGATCGACGAGAACGACGGCTACTTCGTGAGCCGGTTGAAGCAGAACGCGAATCCGGTGATAACAGAGGAGTTACGGGAATGGCGCGGGCGCGCCATTCCCTTAGAAGGGGAGAAGATCCACGACGTGGTCGGTGATCTCTCGCGGGAGTACATTGACGTAGAGGTCGAAGCGGAGTTCAAGCGGGGTCAGTACGAGGGAACACGGTCGCTAGACACGAAGCGGTTCCGCGTCGTCGGCGTCCGGGACGAGGACGCCGACGACTACCATCTGTACATCACAAATCTACCGAGAGAAGAGTTTCTCCCGGCAGATCTAGGGACGCTGTATCGGTGTCGATGGGAGGTAGAAACGCTGTTTCGTGAGTTGAAGACGCAATACGAACTAGATGAGTTCGACACGAGCAACCCTGTTGTGGTGGAGATTTTGCTGTATGCGGCGTTGCTGTCGCTGCTAGTGAGCCGTGAGTTGTTGGATCTGGTCTCTGAGCAGGCTGCCGACGAGATCGTGTTTCCACCGGAACGCTGGGCGGCGACCTTCCGGTCGCACGCCCAGCTCATTCTTCACGAACTTGGCGAATACCTCGGCTACTCGCCACCGCCGTTGCTGGAACGGCTGATCGAAGAGGCACAGAAGATTCATCAGCAACGACCGATCTTACAAGAGACGCTCGCTACCGCTACGCAACCAAGGTGTGAGGCTTAG
- a CDS encoding presenilin family intramembrane aspartyl protease PSH, protein MNDRTRLGAAVVGTVALFVLVQLGALALVEPFQQAEYQAVEDPSDPANSALFFAVLLVATGVMLAVIKYEAEWLIRASVIGVSGMLTWYVLNAVVPGGAVAGVPLALLPILAALGVIVGLIYHPEWYVIDTAGVLMGAGAAGMFGISFGLLPAIAFLVVLAVYDAISVYKTKHMLTLADGVMGQKIPVLLVIPTSLSYSFREAGAGEEMTDDPTADGREVDRDTSGTEPDADAPENETVTDGASGADNGVRDALFIGLGDAVMPTILVASAAFFIPAEVAPGFDLPVVAMNLPALGAMVGTIVGLVILLRMVLEGRAHAGLPLLNGGAIAGYLLGALASGLTLMQAIGIHSF, encoded by the coding sequence ATGAACGATCGAACGCGGCTCGGCGCGGCTGTCGTGGGGACGGTCGCCCTGTTCGTGCTCGTCCAGTTGGGCGCACTCGCGCTCGTCGAGCCCTTCCAGCAGGCGGAGTATCAGGCGGTCGAAGACCCCTCGGATCCGGCGAACAGCGCGCTCTTCTTTGCGGTACTACTCGTGGCAACCGGCGTCATGCTCGCGGTGATCAAGTACGAGGCCGAGTGGCTGATCCGGGCGAGCGTCATCGGCGTCAGTGGGATGCTCACGTGGTACGTCCTGAACGCCGTCGTTCCCGGCGGTGCCGTCGCCGGCGTACCGCTCGCCCTCCTTCCGATCCTGGCCGCCCTTGGCGTTATCGTCGGACTGATCTATCATCCCGAGTGGTACGTCATCGACACCGCTGGAGTCCTGATGGGCGCGGGGGCCGCAGGGATGTTCGGCATCAGTTTCGGCCTCCTGCCAGCGATCGCTTTCCTCGTCGTACTCGCGGTGTACGACGCCATCAGCGTCTACAAGACGAAACACATGCTTACCCTCGCTGACGGCGTGATGGGACAGAAGATTCCCGTGCTGCTCGTCATCCCGACCTCACTCTCGTACTCGTTCCGGGAGGCGGGCGCTGGTGAGGAAATGACTGACGACCCGACGGCCGACGGGAGGGAGGTTGACCGGGACACTTCCGGGACCGAACCGGACGCCGACGCACCGGAGAATGAGACGGTAACGGACGGAGCCAGCGGGGCAGATAACGGCGTCCGAGATGCCCTCTTTATCGGGCTCGGAGACGCCGTCATGCCGACGATTCTGGTCGCCAGTGCCGCTTTCTTCATCCCGGCCGAGGTCGCACCGGGGTTCGATCTCCCGGTCGTCGCGATGAACCTCCCCGCACTCGGTGCGATGGTCGGGACGATCGTCGGCCTCGTGATTCTCCTGCGGATGGTGCTTGAAGGCCGTGCACACGCCGGGCTCCCGCTGCTCAACGGGGGAGCCATCGCAGGATATCTGCTCGGAGCGCTCGCGAGCGGACTCACGCTCATGCAGGCGATCGGAATTCATTCGTTCTGA
- a CDS encoding PhnD/SsuA/transferrin family substrate-binding protein has product MNPAEDTIDIEVQYQPLFELIEDEFDVEIEGLPTQSYSGTSEELNRAGDGDRIIADTSPGAVPDLGPEEIDVVGMREAFGAELYFGTLVTTPDSGINEVSDLEGETVAMADVGSVSGGMAPMWMLQDKGLDIGNAPEGGSAEDFDLRSGVAHDLAVEELIEDDTVVAAGAGEFASIPHVPVDQIEGEYEDLYETSPEVDIAGSRDPELKLLDVSPAIPRAPIVINTAWEEDIRFDIEEFMRDLSAEDFQHDPFTLADELDLSLPEGLLEDYADGELDTDDYDLSEDQEDDWEDFNDHELWFSGIVEATHEDYDPVNDFAEDLGIGFDEIE; this is encoded by the coding sequence ATGAACCCAGCAGAGGATACCATTGACATCGAAGTCCAGTATCAGCCGCTGTTCGAGCTGATCGAGGACGAATTCGACGTAGAGATCGAGGGACTTCCTACCCAGAGTTACTCGGGGACCTCGGAGGAACTGAACCGTGCCGGTGACGGAGATCGGATTATTGCGGACACCTCGCCTGGTGCGGTACCGGATCTTGGACCCGAGGAGATCGATGTCGTCGGAATGCGCGAAGCGTTCGGCGCGGAGCTATACTTCGGCACGCTCGTTACGACTCCCGACAGTGGGATCAACGAGGTGTCGGATCTGGAAGGGGAAACCGTTGCGATGGCCGACGTCGGGTCGGTGTCCGGAGGGATGGCCCCGATGTGGATGCTCCAGGACAAAGGGCTGGATATCGGAAACGCACCCGAGGGGGGAAGCGCGGAGGACTTCGACCTGCGAAGCGGCGTCGCACACGACCTCGCTGTCGAAGAGCTCATCGAGGACGATACGGTGGTAGCGGCAGGCGCCGGTGAGTTCGCTTCGATTCCGCACGTTCCGGTCGACCAGATCGAAGGCGAGTATGAGGACCTCTACGAGACCTCACCCGAGGTCGACATCGCAGGCTCTCGCGATCCGGAGCTTAAGTTGCTGGACGTCTCACCCGCGATCCCCCGAGCACCGATCGTCATCAACACGGCATGGGAAGAAGATATCCGGTTCGATATCGAGGAGTTCATGCGTGATCTGTCGGCCGAGGACTTTCAGCACGATCCGTTCACTCTGGCCGACGAACTCGATCTCAGCCTGCCGGAGGGACTGCTCGAAGACTACGCCGACGGCGAACTCGACACGGACGATTACGACCTGAGTGAGGATCAGGAAGACGACTGGGAGGACTTCAACGACCACGAACTGTGGTTCAGCGGTATCGTCGAGGCAACCCATGAGGACTACGACCCGGTCAACGACTTCGCGGAAGACCTCGGAATCGGCTTCGACGAGATAGAGTAA
- a CDS encoding phosphonate ABC transporter ATP-binding protein gives MSKIVVDNLRKTYGDTVALDDVSFEVPAGEFVIILGVSGSGKSTLLRCMSALTEPTEGQVLIDGEPMTTTRPEVAMIFQQHNIVGDMSAYSNALSGGINRTGLLESIFQLHDDEEKQRALEALDTVGLLDEAEKKGRRMSGGQQQRVGIARALTQLPEVLLADEPVASLDPGSAQDVMRYMQHASEERALTTFISLHQVNIARKYGQRFIGLHDGKKVFDGYREDLTIDAVDKIYGEIDTDGMFVTDEADTPSDELADGASKHTEAKP, from the coding sequence ATGTCCAAAATAGTCGTCGATAACCTCCGGAAGACCTACGGAGACACCGTCGCTCTCGATGACGTCTCGTTCGAGGTCCCGGCGGGAGAGTTCGTCATTATCCTCGGCGTCTCCGGTTCGGGGAAATCGACTCTTCTTCGATGTATGTCTGCGCTCACTGAGCCGACAGAAGGACAGGTGCTGATTGACGGTGAACCGATGACGACCACACGCCCCGAAGTCGCGATGATTTTCCAGCAGCACAACATCGTCGGGGACATGAGTGCATACTCGAACGCGCTGTCGGGTGGGATCAACCGAACGGGACTTCTCGAAAGCATCTTTCAGCTACACGATGACGAGGAGAAACAGCGCGCCCTCGAAGCGCTCGATACCGTCGGCCTGCTGGACGAGGCCGAAAAGAAGGGACGGCGGATGAGCGGCGGCCAGCAACAGCGTGTGGGTATCGCCCGCGCGCTCACTCAGTTGCCGGAGGTCCTGCTCGCCGACGAGCCAGTCGCGAGTCTCGATCCCGGGAGCGCACAGGACGTGATGCGGTACATGCAACATGCCTCCGAGGAGCGTGCGCTGACGACGTTTATCAGTCTGCATCAGGTCAATATCGCCCGGAAGTACGGCCAGCGATTTATCGGCCTCCACGATGGGAAGAAGGTGTTCGACGGCTATCGTGAGGACCTCACGATCGACGCTGTCGACAAGATCTACGGGGAGATCGACACCGATGGGATGTTCGTCACCGACGAGGCCGACACACCGTCCGATGAACTGGCCGATGGCGCAAGTAAACATACGGAGGCAAAGCCGTGA
- the phnE gene encoding phosphonate ABC transporter, permease protein PhnE: MTESTDSAETASDGGVEPTRRLESASAKVNEQFENIRRTRRRRAVGWVGFVVALGFITLQGLAATEFFDERTNFTWSHFAGRMGDYFPRTDVAGIPFLDIWTYWEFISANDLIYDAEIGGLLFQFPPNAGDLYAFFFQEMGVFAIFGEAGITLAMGLVGTILGFPLALLFSVLGSERVTPFPINFIFRGIMSFIRAIPAIIWALIFVALVGLGAAAATLAIALNTIGNLGRLFVEELEELEDGPIEAMRTTGANKPQVVFFGMLSQVKTSFIAWTLYIFEINVRSAVTVGVIGAGGLGAVVATQEARLVFENMMATLFVIFVLIFLVELFSQRLRARLRSNQEKKSIYQLIVGFPQRMADSIIR, from the coding sequence GTGACCGAGAGCACCGACTCGGCGGAAACCGCGTCTGATGGCGGCGTCGAACCGACTCGCCGCCTCGAATCTGCGAGCGCAAAAGTAAATGAACAGTTCGAGAACATCCGTCGAACGCGCCGGCGTCGCGCTGTCGGCTGGGTGGGGTTCGTCGTTGCACTCGGATTTATCACCTTGCAGGGGCTCGCTGCAACCGAGTTTTTCGACGAACGGACGAACTTCACCTGGAGCCACTTCGCCGGGCGTATGGGTGATTACTTCCCGCGGACTGACGTTGCTGGTATCCCGTTTCTCGACATCTGGACCTACTGGGAGTTCATTAGCGCGAACGACCTGATCTACGATGCCGAGATCGGTGGCCTGCTGTTCCAGTTCCCACCGAACGCGGGCGATCTATACGCCTTCTTCTTTCAGGAGATGGGCGTGTTCGCCATCTTCGGCGAGGCCGGAATCACACTTGCGATGGGACTCGTGGGGACGATCCTTGGCTTCCCGCTTGCGCTCCTGTTTAGCGTGCTCGGCTCCGAGCGGGTCACGCCGTTCCCGATCAATTTCATCTTCCGCGGGATCATGTCCTTCATTCGCGCGATTCCGGCGATCATCTGGGCGCTGATCTTCGTCGCCCTCGTCGGTCTCGGTGCTGCTGCCGCGACGCTTGCCATCGCCCTGAACACCATCGGTAATCTCGGTCGGCTGTTCGTCGAGGAGCTCGAAGAGCTCGAAGACGGGCCAATCGAGGCGATGCGGACGACCGGCGCGAACAAGCCACAGGTCGTCTTCTTCGGTATGTTGAGTCAGGTTAAGACCTCCTTCATCGCGTGGACGCTGTACATCTTCGAGATCAACGTCCGGTCGGCAGTCACCGTCGGCGTCATCGGTGCGGGCGGACTGGGTGCGGTCGTCGCGACCCAGGAGGCACGGCTCGTCTTCGAGAACATGATGGCGACGCTCTTTGTCATCTTCGTGCTCATCTTCCTCGTCGAGCTGTTCAGCCAGCGTCTTCGCGCCCGCCTGCGGTCGAACCAGGAGAAAAAGAGTATCTACCAGCTGATCGTCGGCTTCCCGCAGCGAATGGCCGACTCGATCATCCGGTAA